The genome window CCATCACTTCATCAATAAACGTACCGCCCAGCATGGTGCCTTCCGCTAACATATTGATGCCGTCATAATCGGTATAAAAGTTAATACCGAGGCGTTTACATTTTTGCGCCTCGTTTTGTGTGACCCGATCATCCGAACGTACCGAGGTTTGTTGTTTGAATTTGACTGTTTTAGCGGTGTTTTGACCTTGCCAAAGTGTGGAAACCGCAATCGCGAGTAATTCGGCTGCAGCGTGGTCATCACCGGTTTTATTGAACTGAACTATTAAGCGCCCACTGTTCTTATCAAACAGTTTTTTCAACAGATTGTCGTTGTTCCACTCAATTTGTTCATCGCGGATTGCAGTGTAGGCTAAGACTTTCAAATCGGCTGACGTCACCCATGTATGAGCATCATCCAACTGTTCATCAGTCAACGTATCCGCAAAATAAACGCCGTACCAATTCTGGTATTGGTTTTCGAGGTGATGAAGTGCTTCTGAAGGACTTTCGGCTTTAACCGTTATGGCTGCTTTGCCTGTGACAATTGTGGCCTGTCCGTCTTCCCATTTCAGCATGCTGCCGATATAAGTACCTTCGGTGGGTTCCGTTGCATAACCAATGCGCGTAGCTGGATAAGCCCCTGCAGTTTTGGCTTGAATGATGAATCGATGCCCGACTGCATCCCAAATAGCCTGCAAATTCAAGTCTTCCGGTAGCTCGCTGTTAATGACCGCCGCAATATCCGTGAAATCAATCGCGGCACTAAAATCCATACCGGATAGCGTGGTTTCTTTGCCACCCACATTTAATGTCACTGCGCCATCGGTTATCGCTTTGAAAGCGTTAATGCCAGCGGATAGGGTTGAACCTTTTAATGCATTCGCGGTTGCGGCAATCTCTTGCTGCTCTTTAGCAAAACGGGCAATCATGGCGCGTTTTAGCTTAGGCCTCGCAGAAAATAACGATTGTGCCGCTTTATACGCATTGGAATCTGAGCCAAAAAGATTGGCCACATCTTGTGGATCAGCGACAAAAACATAGCGAGTTGATGCATCCGTAAACGCCTCCCCCACTTCTGAGGTAAAAATAGCGACCATACTCAAATCACGACGTTGCGCCGCTGCCGCTTGTGGCAAAATTTGAGCGTTAATCACCTCTTTGATTGATAAACTCATTTATTAACCCTTTTGAGTCGTGATAACGACCGATTCACCTCGATTTAGCGGTGCTTCGATACGTTGATTGTGTGAAAGTGTTAAATCGATTTGTGCCCGTTGCTCTTTACCACCGGCAATCGCGGTTGGCAGATTTCGAATCTGGGATTGACGGACAATGCCAGCACCGATTGTTTTGAATAATTGCTGAGCAAAGTGGGTTGATAGTGCGGTAGAAAAGTTTTCAAGTAACAAGTAAGCGTTATTTCCAAAGGCATTGACTGAGATGAGGGTTTCTCGCGTAGTGGTGATGATTTCTTTTTCACTCAG of Providencia rettgeri contains these proteins:
- a CDS encoding Protein of uncharacterised function (DUF3383) translates to MSLSIKEVINAQILPQAAAAQRRDLSMVAIFTSEVGEAFTDASTRYVFVADPQDVANLFGSDSNAYKAAQSLFSARPKLKRAMIARFAKEQQEIAATANALKGSTLSAGINAFKAITDGAVTLNVGGKETTLSGMDFSAAIDFTDIAAVINSELPEDLNLQAIWDAVGHRFIIQAKTAGAYPATRIGYATEPTEGTYIGSMLKWEDGQATIVTGKAAITVKAESPSEALHHLENQYQNWYGVYFADTLTDEQLDDAHTWVTSADLKVLAYTAIRDEQIEWNNDNLLKKLFDKNSGRLIVQFNKTGDDHAAAELLAIAVSTLWQGQNTAKTVKFKQQTSVRSDDRVTQNEAQKCKRLGINFYTDYDGINMLAEGTMLGGTFIDEVMGLDAFTDACQKQAFTTLQAEPTKVPQTDKGQARLIGSLVVIGNEFVRNGFLAGGIWRGNDVGELTYNDRLDDGFYFYSDSFDTQSQADREDRKMMPIMCAIKLAGAGHSADLLIQFNR